DNA sequence from the Deinococcus budaensis genome:
CGCCGCCGTGGACGCGCGGCTGGCACGCAAGGGCGTGGACGTGTACACCTTCGAGGACTGGCAGGTGCTCGACGCCCACGAACTCGCCCAGGGCCAGGGCCAGGGCCGCCCCCGCGCCAAGGTGGTCCACAAACGCGAGATGCTGACGCACCGCCGCAAGGCGTAAGCGCCGCCGCACAGCGCCGGGAGGGCAGGGGGGGGCCAGGGACGAATGCGCCCCGGCCCCCCTGCCATACTCTGTCATGCAAGACGCTCCCCGGACGGACGTGCTGGTGGTCGGCGGCGGCCCGGCGGGGCTGTACGCGGCCTTTTACGCAGGCTGGCGCGGATTGAGCGTGCGCGTGCTGGAGGCGCGGGGCGAGCTGGGCGGGCAACTCACGGCCCTCTACCCCGACAAGTTGGTCTACGACGCGCCGGGGTCGCCGCAGGTCCGGGCGGCCGAGCTGGTCCGGTCGCTGGAGGCGCAGCTCGCCCCGCTGGGGGTGGACCTGCGGCTGGGCGAGGTGGCCCGCACGCTGGAGCCGGACGAACAGGGGGGCTGGCGGGTCGGCACGGACCGGGCGGCCTACCCGGCGGGCGCGGTCATCCTGGCGGCCGGGCTGGGGGCGCTGCTGCCGCGTGAGGTGCGGGTGCCCGGCGCGCAGACGCACCCGGACGTGCGGGCCGACCTGCCCGACCCGGCCCACCTGACGGGTCGGCGGGTGCTGGTGGTGGGCGGGGTGCCGCAGGCGACGCGGGCTGCGCTGGACCTCGCCGGGGCGGGGGCGAGCGTGACCCTCACCCACCGCCGGGCGGGCTTCCGGGGCGATCCGGGGACGCTGGCGCGGCTGGAGGCCGAGCGGGAGGCGGGCCGGGTGCAGGTCCTCGCCCCTGCCGTGCTGGAGGCCCTGACGCCGACCGGGGCCACCCTGAGTGTGAGTGGGGAGACGCTCGACCTGCCCGCCGACACCGTGCTGGTCCTCAACGGCTACCTCCCCGACCTCTCCCCGCTGCTGGGCTGGCCGCTGGCCTGGGAGGGCGAGTACGTGCCGGACGGCCCCGGCGGGCAGACCGCGCTGCCGGGCGTGTACGTGGTGGGCGACCTCGCGGAGTCGGGCGGGGACTTCAAGCTGCTGTCGCTGGCCTTTGCGCAGGCGGCGCTGGCCGCCAACCACGCCGCGCACCACGTCCAGCCCGGGTTGAAGGTGAGGCCGGGCCACAGCAGCGAGCGGGGCGGCTACCCGGCTCCGGCACGGCCCGGGGGGGAGCGGCAACCCGGCTAGAATGCCGCTTATGGCTTTTCTGTCCGTGCTGCTGCTGGTCGTCGCGTTTGGGGTCGGAAGCCTGCCGCTGGGCCACTGGCTGCTGACCCGCCTGGGCGTCGACCCGCGCCTGAACAGCGCGTACAACCTGGGCGTGGAGAACGTGCTGCGCCGGGTCGGGCCGGGGCTGGCGGCGGCGAGCGCGGCGCTCGATTTCGGCAAGGGGTTGCTCGCGGTGCTGATGGCCTCGGCGCTGGGATCGCCCGAGCTGTGCGTGCTCGCGGCGCTGGCGGCGTACCTGGGGCACCTCAACCCGCCGCGCTTCCTGTACGGCGAGACGCCGCCGCGCGGGCGGGGCAATCTGGTGCTGCTGGGTGTGCTGGCGGGCCTGTCGGTGGCGGGCGGCCTGAGCCTGTGGCTCACCGTGACGCCGATCGTCGTCTACGCGGCGGTGCTGGGCTTCTGGGGCTATGCGAGCGCGGCGACGCTGGTGGGCCTGCTGGCGTTCGCGGCGCTGGTGGCCGTCTCGCCGCTGGGGGTTCCGGCCAAGCTGGGCGCCCTGGGGCTGCTGGTGGCCGCCGCGTGGCGCTTCAAGGAGAACCTGGGCCGCCTGCTGGACGGCACCGAGCCGCCCTCGCTGGGCGAGGTGCCGCTGGCGGGCAAACGGGACGATCAGGTCGTCGCCGCCTTCATGATCCACCCCATGAACCTGGAGAACTTCTGGTCGGCGCGGAGATTCGCCTGGATGAAGCCGCTGGTCGAGCGCGGCCTGCTCAGCGAGGCCAGCGTGCGCCACATGGCGGCCCAGGTGCGTCCCATGAAGGTGGGCGAGCTGCACGGCATCAAGACGGTGGGAGGCAAGGAAATTCGCTGCTACCTGCTGAGCAGCCCGCTGCTGCCCGACGTGTTCTCCTCGGACCCCGAGCTGGCGACCCGCCGCGCGATCGAGGGCGCCCGGCTGGCGCGCGA
Encoded proteins:
- a CDS encoding NAD(P)/FAD-dependent oxidoreductase codes for the protein MQDAPRTDVLVVGGGPAGLYAAFYAGWRGLSVRVLEARGELGGQLTALYPDKLVYDAPGSPQVRAAELVRSLEAQLAPLGVDLRLGEVARTLEPDEQGGWRVGTDRAAYPAGAVILAAGLGALLPREVRVPGAQTHPDVRADLPDPAHLTGRRVLVVGGVPQATRAALDLAGAGASVTLTHRRAGFRGDPGTLARLEAEREAGRVQVLAPAVLEALTPTGATLSVSGETLDLPADTVLVLNGYLPDLSPLLGWPLAWEGEYVPDGPGGQTALPGVYVVGDLAESGGDFKLLSLAFAQAALAANHAAHHVQPGLKVRPGHSSERGGYPAPARPGGERQPG
- a CDS encoding glycerol-3-phosphate acyltransferase, whose translation is MAFLSVLLLVVAFGVGSLPLGHWLLTRLGVDPRLNSAYNLGVENVLRRVGPGLAAASAALDFGKGLLAVLMASALGSPELCVLAALAAYLGHLNPPRFLYGETPPRGRGNLVLLGVLAGLSVAGGLSLWLTVTPIVVYAAVLGFWGYASAATLVGLLAFAALVAVSPLGVPAKLGALGLLVAAAWRFKENLGRLLDGTEPPSLGEVPLAGKRDDQVVAAFMIHPMNLENFWSARRFAWMKPLVERGLLSEASVRHMAAQVRPMKVGELHGIKTVGGKEIRCYLLSSPLLPDVFSSDPELATRRAIEGARLARELGAEVFGLGAFWSVVGGKGVDVQAAVPEITITNGGAYTSGTIKAAIPGILRHFGETGRDLRQATAGIVGANGVVAFGIARTIAPQVGKVIMIGRDLGRLERSAATLRRSAKDTEIVTTTSYDTLKEADLIFSATSDPNPVIFPEHVKPGTWIFDEGRPADAHESVLEVPGVRLIPGGVVRPPGGMTSNIDLQFGEGAVPACLAETLIIAATGEHHRKSLGPQTLTENINFFVEQAERLGFTVVD